The following DNA comes from Tepidanaerobacter syntrophicus.
GATGCTCTGAGATATATCTGTCCCTGATGCGTTTCCATCTCCGGCCATAGCGTTTTCTTGTTTGGGGATCTCGTTCGTATTTGTTGTAATAAGCATCCATTTGCCTTTGATGCATGTCGCAGTACCTTCCGTCCGTCAGTTCAGGACAGCCGGGAAAGGAGCAAGGCCTTTTTGGTTTTCTTGGCATCTGGCCACCTCCTTTACGCGTATAAAAAAGCCCTCACAGGTTCATCCCATGAAGGCTTATCCATAACTTTTCACAATACCATTATATTTGGTTTTTTACTGAATTTCATCTCATAAAAATCTCATCTGGAATACTAAACAGAACATTTACTTTTTGCCCATGGCATCCTGCCGTTATAATACTTATCTGAAATATATCTCTGCATATCGGGTGGTAAAGCTGCAAGCAAAAGATAAGCCTTTTTTCTATCTTCCTCTAACTCCTGGGTGCTTTTATAGAAGGAACATTTATCTTGCAAGCACTTGTGTACAGTCAGGATATTGCAGCCATTCCTTCCGTTACTGCCAAAACAATTATCGTACATCTTTCTTCACTCCCGTTTTATGTCATAAGAAAAAGCCCCGAAGGGCTTATGCGTTTTAATGTCATTTTTTCACGATATCATTATATATTGGATACCTGTGTTTTACATCTCATAAAAATCTCATTACTACTTCCCGTATAAAAGCAGTGCCAGATGATTAAGTGCCTTGTCCTTCCTGCGGTACACCTGTGCTCTTTCAAGAAACAGCTTCTCTCCGATGTTTGCTACAGCTTCTGTCTTGCTCACATCATTAACAAAAAATTCTGTCAGTATAAACTGTTCTTCCTCCGACAGGGTTTCCCAAGCAGGCTTGAACCACTCCATATATTCCAATGCCCGCCTGTAACGTTCTTTCAACACATCAATCTCGTCAAGGCAAGCAGCAAGGCGTTCTTCGCCGCTTTTGGGATTGTGTTTGCCCGGAACTCCGGTAATCTTTGCACTATGAGGGCTTGTCATACGGGTTTCAATTTCATATATATCCTCATCACTGTGCTCGATAATGTACTGCATGCTGCTGTAATCTTTCAAAGCTTCAACAGCAGCCGCTTTTTTATCTAAATACTGCCATGCAATCAGCATATCGCACCTCCAAAAAATCAAGATAAAAAACCTTGATCTTTGAAGCAGTATGCTTTTTTTCGTTGCTTTGCAGTGCTTGTTCCCTTGTTCGTTATGTCTTCGTTCTTTATAGAAGGCCATGCTTTTCCAGAATAACCTTCACCTCATCTACCGAATGAACAACCGCTGCCACTCCTCCGGCATTGAGGATTTTTTTGATGGTTGCTTCCTGCAGTTTTGTTGTCTTTCCCGATGGGGTTTTTACTTCAAAAGCTATAAACCGCCCATTTACACAGGCAATAATATCTGGTATCCCCGCTGTCCCGTACATACCACCATGTTCCTTCCAACAGAAACACCCCGGTACTGTCTTTAAGTACCGCAGTACTTTAGTCACAATACTTCTTTCAGACATAACCGCTCATCCTCCAAAAATGTTACCTTTTTCCCTCTTATAACCTCGTAACGTCCAAATAAGGCATCTCATAAATCAGCTTCCCAAGCGCTTTTCAGGATTTTGTTACCTTGTTACCTCTTTTTGGGGTAGGTGTATACACAAATATTTTTATTTTTATATTTTTTAGTCTTAAAAAAGCAATGGTACTTTCGCGCGTATATATAAAGTTGAGGTAACAAAGGTAACATCGGTAACAAGTGGCTATTCATCAGCGTTTCTGGCGTTACCTTTTTGTTACCTTGTTACCTTTTTCAATACTAAAGAGGCTCAATATCTGTGATTTCAAAGCCGCTCACATCGCATCGCTCTTTCAATATCGAAAAATCAAGAGCCCACGCTTTCTTAGTTTCGTTCCCGAAACGCATCGTTTTATTGCTCTCTATAAAAAAGTCACTTTGCCTCAATTGCTTCAGAAACTGGTTATACGGAAGACATTCACCTGTGATTGCATAATCGCGTCTGTACTTGGTATAGCGGTCATATACATCACAGAAACGAATCCCGATAACCTTGCCATCTTTATCAAAAGTGTAGTCTTGATTCGGAGCCAGTTTCATCCGGGCCATGATTTCCAGCGTCTGTTCTACGATGGTCTTGTTATTGCTGCCGCCATCCAGCAAGTACTCCTGCACACCGTTTTGAAGATATCGAATACATGCCCCTTTGTTAATGGGAAATACTTCAGCCCACGTTACATTAAGGAATTCACACAGTTTGTTTACTAGGCTCAATCCGGCATAGCAACAGGCGAGATTATTGACGATACGGGATGGAAACTCATCAGATATCTCTGACTTTGCCTCCTCATACCAATTCTCTGCCTCAACGGACGATACTCTGAGTGCTATATCCAGCAGGCTCCGACCGAAGCTGCCAAGCAGATCCGCTTTTGCACACAGCTTATAAAATGCTTGTCTATGGCTGGCTGGTTTTAAGTCCTTCTTGCTGAATAGCAATTCTATGCTCCGTTCTCTGATGGCCGCTTCATCCGGCGATTCCTCACCAGCTACAATAATAGGTGCCAACAGTTCATAAGTAACAGCACTTTGATCCGCCCTACCGCGGACACCTTCATGGCCGTCATATGCATCTCGAAGATGGTTGTATAAGGCATTTAGCCTTAACTTATCTATCTTTGACGGTTTGAACTCATCCATCAGCTGCGGTATCAGATTCGATGATGCAGATTCCTTCATCAGTGTAAATGCGGTAACCTGCGTAGCTGCGCGGATTTTGCTGCACGAAAATACCGGCAGAATAACCCGCTCCAATGTATTACTTTTTCCGCTGCCTTGTTCTCCGACAAGCAATAAATGAGGAAACTTGATGCCTGATTTTTTAAGATGCGGTTTAATGAAGCATCCGGCCACCCAGGCCATTACTGATACCGTTTTTATGGGCTCGTTATAGCTGAGGAGCCATTCACCAAGCATAATAAGCTGTTCCTTTGTCAATGGTTCAAAGATTAGGATATCGGTTGTTATGCTTTTATACTTATCAAGCTGCACGATATCTTCAACAATGTTGCCTCCGGCTTCAATGGCACCATCCGTTGAAACATATACCATCCGCCCGCCATGCTCATAAATTCCAAGAGCCTTGACCCCTGTTTTCCTTACCCACTCCATTTCAGATATATAACCTTTCAGCAGTTCCAAATCTCCTTCTGAGCCAAAATAGCCTAAGGATATTGTCCGGCGGTTCAAGATATTTTTAAACTTTTGGATGTTATTGAAGTCGGTAGTCATAAATGTCTGGCGGTATATTTCATCGCGGATTGTAATAAGATCAGCAGTCATCTGCGTTTCATCTTCCGATACAATCATCTCCACCGGTTGAATGATAAAATTTGTTATAGGATACACACTTTCGCCTCTGGTGCGGTAATACCTACCCTCATGTTCAAAGATAACTGACTCGCTTTCGCGGCTGTATACGTTCTCTGTGACTTCAATGGCCTTATCCAGTGTCTCCTGCCCATATGTTGCTCCACTTGCATGATGTACCGTATCCCACTTTTCCCGGAATAGCCCGGAATTTCTAAACAGCCTGTCCATCTGCTCTTTGTTTTTGCCTGACCAGAAAGCCAGCATACAGCAAAGGGCAAGGTCGGCTTCGGACTGGCTCGGATACCCTGCTTCCTGCCATTTTCCTTCCCATAGCAGATTAAATTCCTTATGGTTTTCGGCTGTCCGGGCTTTCTCCAGAATTTCTTCATCTGTAAGCGGCTCTAGCTTAACCACCTTACTGTCTTTCTTGCTTTTTCCTCTCCGCTTTTTACTTTTGATATAATTCTCATGTATCCAGGCTAGAGCTCCATTATCTTCAGCAATGTAATCAGGAGTCCCTGGCAGTCGCTCGCCAGTCATTGTGAAGTATCTGCTGTGGGCATACATTTCAACGCCGGTTTTAGTGTTTTTATTGCCCTTGGCAGGCATCTCCCCTTTATAGAAAATATGAAGCCCAGTTCCTGAAGGGCTGATTTCCGTATAGGACGGAAACCGCTCAAGGATATCCTTGGCGGTATCGCTTAATTCCCCAGTGTTTTTGTCGCGGCAGTGATCTATGTCTATCCCTACTAAACCTCCGCTTTTTGCGAATACAAAACCTAATCCGGTATAGAGATATTGTTCTTTTGCCGCAATCGCATCGTCAAGGGTCGACCAGTCGTTTGGGTTAGTGCTTGAGGCTTTTCTACCGGTTAAGGGATTGTAAGGGATTTTACTGTCTCTTCCGTCCTTTGTGTTTGGTTCCAGACGCCAGCAGATCCATTGCTTCCGGTTTGCTAATTCTTTAGGGAATGAGATGCTCACTTACACTGCACCTCCTCGCATCGTTCATTAAAATACCGAATCGGAATGCTGCGCTGCTTTGCCTTTTCAATCTCAATGGACATCCCTTTAGTAATTTTTCTGCCAAATACCCACACTTCTGAGCACTTTGACATCAGTACCATGCCAAAGAACAATCCCAGATTTCTCATTTGTTCATCATCGTCATCCATAAACTGCGGAAACAAGAGGTGCGGAGCAATAGGTATGCAATTCCTGCTCACTGCAAAGCGGCAGTACCCCTGAGCCTTACGGATATTACGTTCTATATCACCAGCATATGGGCTGCAGATAAATACCATCGGTCTGTAGGGCGCTTTCCTGGCCTCTCGCTCAATCCTAAGCAGTGCTTCATAGGGTGTGGGGTCGTAATATCCTTCCGCGTTAAACTTGCTGATACTCATGGTATTACCCCCTGCCTATGCGCTTTTTTGTTCACGTTCGATTACAGGCAATATACCTTTCTTGTTTTTGAGAAGGTCATAGATAAACAGCCTTCCTTTTTGTGTCCAATATGTGTGCATTACGCTTCTTTCTGCATCAATAGCATGGGTCTTGGATTGCGTGTATCCTTGATCGGCGTACTCCTGATATAAAAGCCAGCAGTTTCCCATTTTGTACTGTACTCCGAGCTCATGAAGCAGCTTATTGAAAGCGCGGCCAGACATTCCGTAATCCTTGGCAATCTTGCTGATCGGCACAAGGCTTTTATTTTGCAATATGAGATCATAATAGCTCGCTTTGGGCTTCAACTCACTGATAATCTGTTTGTTCTTTGCATTTTCTATTTCTAATGCTTTCCGTCTGTCGCGTTCTGCCTTCAGTTCAGAGAAAATCCTGATGCCATACTCCGGATTAGAAATCATCTCTTCGATAACTTTATCTGTAGCATAAACTCCATATTTTCTGATCGTGGGCAGCACTTCATCAAAGACCCATCTTTCAAAGCGTTCAGCAGCAGGAAGTTTGCTACGTATAATGAGACGATATAGATTTCCCTCTGTAATATAAGTCCGTTCAACATGCTGTTCAGTCGAGACACCATATTGATTTGTAGTTAAGGTGACCCCGTCGTGTTTCACGACCCCGTCTGGTTTGCAATGGCGTTGTATCGCATCACGAGGGTTACTATATCCCAGAATCCTCGCACAATCTGTTGCAGGGAAGTATTCCTTTCCATCAATAACGAGTACTTTAAGTTCTCCAAATTCTGTATTCTTAAAAACCTGTAAATTAGTCATAACATCAATCCTCCATTTCTTTCATTTCTCCAAAATTTCTTCCTACCGAGGCCTCTGCCACGATAGGTACATCAAATTCAGGGAAGGGTTGTGTTTCCATACACTCTTTTATAAAAACAACTGCTTCGTCCACCTTGTCTTCCGGTAATTCAAAAACCAGCTCGTCATGTATCTGCAGCATAGGTTTCAGCCAAAGCCTTTCGGGAAGTCCACTGATGATGCGCCCACAGGCAAGCTTTAGAATATCTGCCGCTGTACCTTGAATAGGTGTATTTAATGCGCACCGCTCGGCAAAGGACTTCTTGCCCCAATCTGATGACCGAATTCCCAGCAAGTATCTTCGCCTGCCCAGCCATGTTTCTGTATAGCAGCTTTCAGCTGTACGCTTTTTAACTTCATCTTGCCATCGGACAAGACCGGGGTATCCGGATTTCAAGTTTTGAATGATGGTCTCACATTCGGACAAAGTTGGGTTCAGCCCAGCTTTAAATTTAAGTGTTCTCTGTAAGCCAGTAGGAAACAGGCCATAGAACACACCGAAATTGCAGTTTTTTGCAATGGTCCTGCGCTCTTTATAATGTGGAGCATTTTTGTCTGCTGCCTCTTCAAAAGGAATGCGGTAAATAACAGAAGTGGTCTGAGCATGGATATCACCGCCAGTACGATAGGTTTCCAGCATACGTTTGTCCCTGCAATAAAACGCTCCGACGCGCAGTTCTATCTGTGAAAAGTCAAGGGATAAAATAGCCTTTCCTTCCGGTGCAATAATAAATTTCCGTACGCCTATTGGGTCATTGTCTTTCTGCGGACAATTCTGCATATTCGGGTTTCTTGACGCAAATCTGCCTGTCTCTGTCCCCAATGGTATAAGGTCCGGATGAATCCTGCCGGTATCCTCATCAATAAATCGAAGATAACCGTCTATATAGGTGGATTTGAGTTTGCCCCATTTGCGGTACTCTTGCACCAGATCAAATAAGCGAGCAAGTTCAGGCCTGTTGGATTCACACCATCCTTTTAATAGGATCATGGTTTCAT
Coding sequences within:
- a CDS encoding HNH endonuclease — encoded protein: MPRKPKRPCSFPGCPELTDGRYCDMHQRQMDAYYNKYERDPQTRKRYGRRWKRIRDRYISEHPLCEECQKYGRLTPAEEVHHIIPLSKGGTNADNNLMSLCKQCHSSITAREGERWARR
- a CDS encoding VRR-NUC domain-containing protein, with amino-acid sequence MSERSIVTKVLRYLKTVPGCFCWKEHGGMYGTAGIPDIIACVNGRFIAFEVKTPSGKTTKLQEATIKKILNAGGVAAVVHSVDEVKVILEKHGLL
- a CDS encoding DNA primase, which encodes MSISFPKELANRKQWICWRLEPNTKDGRDSKIPYNPLTGRKASSTNPNDWSTLDDAIAAKEQYLYTGLGFVFAKSGGLVGIDIDHCRDKNTGELSDTAKDILERFPSYTEISPSGTGLHIFYKGEMPAKGNKNTKTGVEMYAHSRYFTMTGERLPGTPDYIAEDNGALAWIHENYIKSKKRRGKSKKDSKVVKLEPLTDEEILEKARTAENHKEFNLLWEGKWQEAGYPSQSEADLALCCMLAFWSGKNKEQMDRLFRNSGLFREKWDTVHHASGATYGQETLDKAIEVTENVYSRESESVIFEHEGRYYRTRGESVYPITNFIIQPVEMIVSEDETQMTADLITIRDEIYRQTFMTTDFNNIQKFKNILNRRTISLGYFGSEGDLELLKGYISEMEWVRKTGVKALGIYEHGGRMVYVSTDGAIEAGGNIVEDIVQLDKYKSITTDILIFEPLTKEQLIMLGEWLLSYNEPIKTVSVMAWVAGCFIKPHLKKSGIKFPHLLLVGEQGSGKSNTLERVILPVFSCSKIRAATQVTAFTLMKESASSNLIPQLMDEFKPSKIDKLRLNALYNHLRDAYDGHEGVRGRADQSAVTYELLAPIIVAGEESPDEAAIRERSIELLFSKKDLKPASHRQAFYKLCAKADLLGSFGRSLLDIALRVSSVEAENWYEEAKSEISDEFPSRIVNNLACCYAGLSLVNKLCEFLNVTWAEVFPINKGACIRYLQNGVQEYLLDGGSNNKTIVEQTLEIMARMKLAPNQDYTFDKDGKVIGIRFCDVYDRYTKYRRDYAITGECLPYNQFLKQLRQSDFFIESNKTMRFGNETKKAWALDFSILKERCDVSGFEITDIEPL
- a CDS encoding DUF4406 domain-containing protein, which encodes MSISKFNAEGYYDPTPYEALLRIEREARKAPYRPMVFICSPYAGDIERNIRKAQGYCRFAVSRNCIPIAPHLLFPQFMDDDDEQMRNLGLFFGMVLMSKCSEVWVFGRKITKGMSIEIEKAKQRSIPIRYFNERCEEVQCK
- a CDS encoding phage antirepressor — protein: MTNLQVFKNTEFGELKVLVIDGKEYFPATDCARILGYSNPRDAIQRHCKPDGVVKHDGVTLTTNQYGVSTEQHVERTYITEGNLYRLIIRSKLPAAERFERWVFDEVLPTIRKYGVYATDKVIEEMISNPEYGIRIFSELKAERDRRKALEIENAKNKQIISELKPKASYYDLILQNKSLVPISKIAKDYGMSGRAFNKLLHELGVQYKMGNCWLLYQEYADQGYTQSKTHAIDAERSVMHTYWTQKGRLFIYDLLKNKKGILPVIEREQKSA
- a CDS encoding bifunctional 3'-5' exonuclease/DNA polymerase; translation: MGYKCVYMLSEIKEYLKNTVLFAFDFETSPRDKWRNDKSAALDAHKADITGISFSVSEGTAIYVPLKHRSGRNAENQAAIWDYLKLLFESKDVIKVAHNLAFESMFLYARGIVLQKPCYDTIAASQLTLKSKWEFRSLADSGLKTLAPALCKAEMTEFSTVTEGRFFDELNPQDEKTVRYACADSDYTLRLYHVFNQWFDRFLPKHRTIVEEVESPTSVYVGIMKYNGILVDKSAMLKKQAEAAEKIVSIRKEITGIIGNVEIGANASTSAFKKYLFVDLGLPVMKTTAKHQEAADDETMILLKGWCESNRPELARLFDLVQEYRKWGKLKSTYIDGYLRFIDEDTGRIHPDLIPLGTETGRFASRNPNMQNCPQKDNDPIGVRKFIIAPEGKAILSLDFSQIELRVGAFYCRDKRMLETYRTGGDIHAQTTSVIYRIPFEEAADKNAPHYKERRTIAKNCNFGVFYGLFPTGLQRTLKFKAGLNPTLSECETIIQNLKSGYPGLVRWQDEVKKRTAESCYTETWLGRRRYLLGIRSSDWGKKSFAERCALNTPIQGTAADILKLACGRIISGLPERLWLKPMLQIHDELVFELPEDKVDEAVVFIKECMETQPFPEFDVPIVAEASVGRNFGEMKEMED